In Salmo trutta chromosome 16, fSalTru1.1, whole genome shotgun sequence, a genomic segment contains:
- the LOC115149885 gene encoding LOW QUALITY PROTEIN: thyrotropin subunit beta (The sequence of the model RefSeq protein was modified relative to this genomic sequence to represent the inferred CDS: inserted 1 base in 1 codon), with amino-acid sequence MELSVAMCGLLCLLFSQAVPMCVPTDYTLYEERRECDFCVAINTTICMGFCYSRDSNMKELAGPRFLIQRGCTYDQVEYRTVILPGCPLHANPLFTYPVALSCHCGTCNTDSDECAHKASSGDGARCSKPLRHIXPYPGLNNYIPPN; translated from the exons ATGGAATTGTCCGTGGCCATGTGTGGTCTCCTTTGCCTGCTCTTCAGCCAAGCTGTGCCCATGTGTGTGCCCACGGACTACACTCTGTATGAGGAGAGACGTGAATGTGACTTCTGCGTGGCCATCAATACGACCATTTGCATGGGCTTCTGCTACTCAAGG GACAGTAACATGAAGGAGCTGGCCGGACCGCGTTTCCTTATCCAGAGAGGCTGTACCTATGACCAGGTGGAGTACCGAACAGTCATACTACCTGGTTGCCCACTCCATGCCAACCCTCTCTTCACCTACCCTGTAGCCCTCAGCTGCCACTGTGGCACCTGCAACACAGACAGTGATGAGTGTGCCCACAAGGCCAGCAGTGGAGACGGCGCCAGGTGTTCCAAGCCACTCAGACACA TACCATACCCTGGCCTGAACAACTACATCCCCCCCAACTGA
- the LOC115151002 gene encoding mitochondrial glutamate carrier 1, whose protein sequence is MEFSIISGSASYTTTRLTIAQERKISSHIYFRNLLSCSLALDLLTTTIYLQLAKISQLRSTSATYLKFSMAKQQISLTAKLINGGIAGIVGVTCVFPIDLVKTRLQNQRQGQQIYKNMMDCLVKTVRSEGYFGMYRGAAVNLTLVTPEKAIKLAANDFFRQYLSKNEKGLTVFKEMLAGCGAGMCQVVITTPMEMLKIQLQDAGRLAAQQRKQASMSPTKLAATRVLSRSYNAGPSTAASALSATQIARELLRTQGIQGLYKGLWATLMRDVPFSMVYFPLFAHLNRLGQPSRDESAPFYWAFFSGCLAGSTAAVAVNPCDVVKTRLQSLNKGASEESYNGVVDCVSNIMRKEGPSAFLKGAGCRALVIAPLFGIAQVMYFIGIGEFILDLSPFN, encoded by the exons atggaattTTCCATTATCTCGGGTTCAGCAAGTTACACGACTACGAGACTGACGATAGCACAAGAACGAAAGATCTCATCTCACATTTATTTTAG AAATCTACTCAGCTGCTCATTAGCACTTGATCTACTGACCACTACAATCTACTTACAACTAGCTAAGATCTCACAGCTCCGTTCTACATCTGCTACCTATCTGAAATTTAGCATGGCCAAGCAGCAGATCAG CCTTACCGCTAAACTGATTAATGGTGGTATTGCTGGCATTGTGGGGGTTACCTGTGTGTTTCCCATCGACCTGGTAAAGACCAGGCTACAGAACCAGAGGCAAGGCCAACAGATCTACAAAAACAT GATGGACTGCCTTGTCAAAACCGTTAGATCAGAAGGATACTTTGGCATGTATAGAG GTGCTGCTGTGAATCTGACCCTGGTCACTCCTGAGAAGGCCATCAAACTAGCCGCAAATGACTTCTTCCGGCAGTATCTTAGCAAAAATGA GAAGGGCTTGACAGTGTTTAAGGAGATGTTGGCAGGTTGTGGTGCAGGCATGTGCCAGGTTGTCATTACTACTCCTATGGAAATGCTCAAGATTCAACTTCAGGATGCAGGAAGGCTAG CGGCTCAGCAGAGAAAGCAAGCCTCGATGTCACCCACTAAGCTGGCTGCCACCAGGGTGCTGAGCAGGTCCTACAACGCGGGGCCCAGCACTGCAGCCAGTGCGTTGTCTGCTACCCAGATCGCCCGGGAACTTCTCCGCACACAAGGCATCCAGGGCCTCTACAAAGGCCTCTGGGCCACCCTCATGAG AGATGTTCCCTTCTCCATGGTCTACTTCCCACTATTTGCCCACCTCAACCGGCTGGGCCAGCCCTCTCGAGATGAATCGGCACCCTTCTACTGGGCTTTCttctctggctgtctggctggctctaCCGCAGCCGTGGCAGTCAATCCTTGTGATG TTGTGAAAACGAGATTGCAATCTCTTAACAAAGGCGCCAGTGAGGAGAGCTACAATGGTGTGGTTGACTGTGTCAG TAACATCATGCGTAAGGAGGGTCCCTCTGCCTTCCTGAAGGGAGCAGGCTGCAGGGCGCTGGTCATCGCTCCTCTCTTCGGCATCGCACAGGTCATGTACTTTATTGGCATCGGAGAGTTCATCCTGGACCTGTCCCCTTTCAACTAA